In a single window of the Bacillus mycoides genome:
- a CDS encoding DUF3896 family protein produces MKRTYDYQATKKHLELKKQQLCKKLTSVKLTEEERKQIHLEIDNYEYILNLVEMNHYERGFSH; encoded by the coding sequence ATGAAACGTACTTACGATTATCAGGCTACAAAAAAACATTTAGAATTAAAGAAACAACAGTTATGTAAAAAACTCACTAGCGTTAAACTAACTGAAGAAGAACGCAAGCAAATACATTTAGAAATTGATAACTACGAATATATATTAAACTTAGTCGAAATGAATCATTATGAACGAGGGTTTTCTCATTAA
- a CDS encoding LLM class flavin-dependent oxidoreductase: MIKLSVLDQSPISDGSTAAQAISHTVTLAQEVEKLGFTRFWVSEHHNSVSLAGSSPEILISHIAAKTDRIRVGSGGVMLPHYSPYKVAENFRVLEALYKGRIDLGVGRAPGGMPIATRALQEGKMVSLDQYPEQIADVAMYLHDQVPENHHYANLKATPVIPTSPEMWMLGSSGESAMIAAKQGASFAFAQFINGYGGPEVMKAYQEQFQPSYLGDKPKSIVSIFVICGETNEEAEKIASSLDLSILLLEQGKRTTGTPSIETAQNYSYSAYDLFRIKENRQRMIVGDPSSVKEKILNLSKAYNTDEFMIVTITHQFEHKLNSYRLLADAFNL; this comes from the coding sequence ATGATCAAATTAAGTGTATTAGACCAATCACCTATTTCAGATGGTAGCACAGCAGCCCAAGCTATTTCGCATACAGTTACGCTTGCACAAGAAGTTGAGAAACTCGGATTCACACGTTTTTGGGTATCCGAGCACCATAATTCAGTTAGCTTAGCTGGTTCAAGTCCAGAAATACTCATTTCACATATTGCCGCGAAAACTGACCGTATTAGAGTTGGTTCTGGTGGTGTTATGCTGCCACATTATAGTCCATATAAAGTTGCCGAGAATTTCCGCGTTTTAGAAGCACTTTATAAGGGCCGCATCGACCTTGGTGTCGGGAGAGCGCCTGGTGGTATGCCGATAGCAACTCGCGCACTTCAAGAAGGTAAAATGGTCTCACTTGATCAATATCCAGAACAAATTGCAGATGTTGCTATGTACTTACATGATCAAGTACCAGAAAACCATCATTATGCAAACTTAAAGGCTACTCCAGTTATCCCAACATCTCCTGAAATGTGGATGCTCGGTTCTAGCGGAGAAAGTGCAATGATTGCGGCAAAGCAAGGCGCTTCTTTTGCATTTGCACAGTTCATTAACGGATACGGTGGCCCTGAAGTAATGAAGGCTTACCAAGAACAATTCCAACCTTCCTATTTAGGTGATAAACCAAAATCAATCGTATCTATTTTTGTTATTTGCGGAGAAACAAATGAAGAAGCGGAGAAGATTGCATCAAGCCTTGATTTATCGATTTTACTATTAGAACAAGGAAAACGGACTACTGGTACTCCTTCTATTGAAACTGCTCAAAATTATTCGTATAGTGCTTATGATCTATTCCGCATAAAAGAAAATCGTCAACGTATGATTGTCGGTGATCCGTCTTCTGTGAAAGAAAAAATATTAAACTTAAGCAAAGCGTATAATACTGACGAATTTATGATTGTCACGATTACTCATCAATTTGAACATAAATTAAACTCTTATCGCCTATTGGCAGATGCTTTTAATTTATAA